The following coding sequences lie in one Fundulus heteroclitus isolate FHET01 chromosome 20, MU-UCD_Fhet_4.1, whole genome shotgun sequence genomic window:
- the LOC105923177 gene encoding protein-glutamine gamma-glutamyltransferase 6, with amino-acid sequence MYAWHAFRKFVMRLQHAILWGISVAGCNKGLKIHLCITQSAAARLLERVQEFLRFKRESSTERTMKLDWSENYSYPNSAFIGVDPHSGSNNIDHRTSEISLKELIVRRGQPFKFTLKLAKPFNPALDELIMTVKTGDHPSEDLGTMSRFGVPDKVQRLPSAKAVWKAELQRSTAPEAGILTLSITPSVDSPVGEYTMSARLGEEERALANLSVLFNPWCPGDMVFMPDEVERKEYVMNEQGIIYKGVDNYISPIHWDYGQFEEDMVSICVKILDCSIKHKQDPAKDVSARCNAIYVSRVITSMINSENEGGILKGNWGNDFRGGVPPTHWSSSYPILKQWFNACFCSVKYGQCWVFSGVMCSVMRLLGIPCRVVTNYQSAHDTNKNLTVDTYFADYGVREKESKDSVWNYHVWVEGWMRRPDLAKDGRYDGWQVLDPTPQEKSDGMFCCGPAPVSAVRNGDTHLKYDVPFVFAEVNADCITWLVKRDRSKVKIHSEDHRIGQSISTKAIGTSKRMDITDSYKQKEGTKQERTVFQYALSRVEEGGEGETCIIGEKVENGTTDTNNGSIEATTQPEEQICSPTPPPQLFIRFEEVSRPVNGEDVSVRLVLNSDSKVVRLLSINISVQAMRYTGRPAGNILANSTEQQLMPGRDLIIPILVPYWTYQKFMIDCESMNISAMVTDQRKKNHVFLAENRIVLMNPPIVITMNGEGQMNKEITAEVLFMNPVNELLRNCSLTLSGSGLINGELVTRLPDLPPKNRVRVMVGMIPYRSGERTLLVDFDCASFRDIKKSCTVIIRP; translated from the exons cttttatcgGAGTAGACCCGCACAGTGGGTCCAACAACATTGATCATCGCACCAGTGAAATCTCATTGAAGGAGCTCATTGTGAGACGAGGCCAGCCCTTCAAATTCACCCTCAAACTGGCCAAACCCTTCAATCCCGCCCTTGATGAGCTCATCATGACTGTTAAGACTG GAGACCATCCTTCTGAAGACCTCGGGACGATGTCTCGCTTTGGTGTCCCAGACAAAGTGCAACGTTTGCCTTCTGCCAAGGCGGTGTggaaagcagagctgcagcgGAGCACTGCTCCTGAAGCAGGGATCCTGACTCTGAGCATTACACCCTCGGTTGACTCTCCAGTAGGGGAGTACACAATGTCTGCAAGACTcggggaggaggagagggcgTTGGCAAACCTTTCTGTGCTTTTCAACCCGTGGTGTCCTG GGGACATGGTGTTTATGCCTGATGAAGTAGAGAGAAAGGAGTATGTCATGAATGAACAGGGTATAATCTACAAAGGAGTTGATAATTACATATCTCCAATTCACTGGGACTACGGACAG TTTGAAGAAGATATGGTGAGTATTTGCGTGAAGATCCTCGACTGCAGCATAAAACACAAGCAAGACCCAGCCAAAGACGTTTCTGCTCGCTGTAACGCCATCTATGTCAGCCGTGTCATCACATCCATG ATTAACAGTGAAAACGAAGGAGGCATCCTGAAAGGAAACTGGGGAAATGATTTCAGAGGCGGGGTCCCACCCACCCACTGGAGCAGCAGCTATCCCATTCTTAAACAGTGGTTCAACGCCTGCTTCTGCTCTGTGAAGTACGGGCAGTGCTGGGTGTTTTCAGGCGTCATGTGTTCAG TGATGCGCCTGCTGGGCATTCCCTGCCGTGTCGTCACCAACTACCAGTCGGCTCACGACACCAACAAGAACCTCACCGTCGACACCTACTTTGCTGACTACGGCGTTAGAGAGAAAGAGTCCAAAGACAGTGTCTG GAACTATCATGTCTGGGTTGAGGGGTGGATGAGGCGGCCCGACCTGGCGAAAGATGGTAGATATGATGGCTGGCAAGTGTTGGATCCAACTCCACAAGAAAAGAGTGACG GTATGTTCTGCTGTGGCCCAGCCCCAGTCTCAGCCGTCCGGAACGGAGACACTCATCTCAAATACGATGTTCCCTTTGTCTTCGCTGAGGTCAACGCAGACTGCATAACCTGGCTG gTCAAACGTGATAGATCCAAGGTGAAGATTCATTCAGAGGATCACAGAATTGGGCAGAGCATCTCCACCAAGGCTATCGGCACGAGCAAGAGGATGGACATCACAGACAGCTATAAGCAGAAAGAAG gaacaaaacaggaaagaacCGTCTTCCAATACGCCCTTTCCAGAgtggaggaaggaggagagggagaaacTTGTATTATTGGTGAGAAAGTTGAAAATGGGACAACAGATACGAACAACGGATCCATCGAAGCTACTACACAGCCAGAAGAACAAATATGCAGTCCCACGCCTCCACCACAACTGTTCATTCGATTTGAAGAG GTGTCCAGGCCTGTGAACGGTGAGGATGTGAGTGTGAGGCTGGTTCTAAACAGCGACAGCAAAGTCGTCAGGCTGCTGTCCATCAACATCAGCGTCCAGGCCATGAGGTACACCGGACGACCAGCCGGAAACATCCTAGCTAACTCTACGGAGCAGCAGCTGATGCCTGGGAGAG ATCTGATCATCCCTATCCTGGTACCGTATTGGACGTATCAGAAATTCATGATTGATTGTGAGAGCATGAACATTTCCGCTATGGTAACAGACCAGCGGAAGAAAAATCACGTCTTCCTGGCAGAGAACCGCATTGTGCTGATGAACCCCCCAATCGTCATTACC ATGAATGGTGAGggccaaatgaacaaagaaataactGCTGAAGTGCTTTTCATGAACCCAGTCAACGAACTACTGAGAAACTGCAGTCTGACTCTGTCTGGAAGTGGCCTCATAAATGGGGAGCTAGTAACCAg ACTTCCAGATCTGCCTCCAAAAAACAGAGTCCGTGTCATGGTTGGCATGATTCCCTATAGGAGCGGAGAGAGGACTCTTCTAGTCGACTTCGACTGTGCGTCTTTCAGAGACATCAAGAAAAGCTGCACAGTCATCATCAGACCCTAG